A region from the Wansuia hejianensis genome encodes:
- a CDS encoding LacI family DNA-binding transcriptional regulator, giving the protein MSNNIFDVAHLAGVSKSTVSRVINNCENIKPSTKAKVEAAMKELNYTPSYFAQSIRTRKAKTLALLVPEVSNLFYNELFNIIAEVAMQHGYLVLLCNVGQTRERILSFIQKLRQRNIDGIIYCVYQSSLLMDELIQISHQIPMVFVDYPNPQRDDISCIASDGLHDTAQIVKMFYDQGRKRIAFVGLGDIVTINYRYLGYSASLTACGYPFDKGLVYQEYLSNYSGEHFHIGYRAAQALMNRDEKPDAIVCGTDMLAIAVIRYLLENGYHIPQDVAVTGYDNISISSMVFPSLSTMAQPIHEMGTAAADILFKKIENNSYNKSLLLQSEFISRDST; this is encoded by the coding sequence ATGTCCAACAACATCTTCGATGTGGCGCATTTAGCAGGAGTCAGCAAATCCACGGTATCCAGAGTGATTAATAACTGTGAAAATATAAAACCCTCTACAAAAGCCAAAGTCGAGGCCGCAATGAAGGAGTTAAATTATACTCCCAGTTATTTTGCGCAGAGTATTCGTACACGCAAGGCCAAAACGCTTGCCCTGTTGGTTCCCGAGGTTTCCAACCTGTTTTATAATGAATTATTCAATATAATAGCAGAGGTAGCCATGCAGCACGGCTACCTGGTTCTCCTGTGCAATGTGGGACAGACACGGGAACGCATCCTTTCTTTCATCCAAAAACTCCGCCAGCGGAATATCGACGGAATTATTTACTGCGTCTATCAGAGCTCCCTTCTTATGGATGAGCTGATTCAGATTTCACACCAGATCCCTATGGTTTTCGTGGATTATCCCAATCCTCAGAGGGATGATATCTCCTGCATAGCCTCTGACGGCCTGCACGATACAGCGCAGATCGTAAAGATGTTCTACGACCAGGGGCGAAAGCGTATCGCATTCGTCGGCCTGGGGGATATTGTGACGATCAACTACCGTTATCTGGGTTACAGCGCAAGCCTGACCGCCTGCGGCTATCCATTTGACAAAGGCCTGGTCTACCAGGAATACCTGAGCAATTATTCAGGAGAACATTTCCATATTGGCTACCGCGCCGCCCAGGCATTGATGAACCGGGATGAAAAGCCGGACGCCATCGTCTGCGGCACCGACATGCTGGCAATTGCCGTCATCCGTTATCTTCTGGAGAACGGCTACCACATTCCCCAGGACGTGGCAGTCACCGGCTATGACAACATATCCATCAGCTCCATGGTGTTCCCTTCTCTGTCCACAATGGCTCAGCCCATTCATGAAATGGGCACTGCGGCAGCGGACATCCTCTTTAAGAAGATTGAGAACAACAGTTATAACAAAAGCCTTTTGCTCCAGTCCGAATTTATCAGCCGGGATTCCACCTGA
- a CDS encoding TIM barrel protein, producing MAYTLKDNYDALCEKLASRNVDIEWVKNKLKEQRIELPSWAVGNSGTRYGTFSDKGAAVTVWDRIDDCAEIQRCLGITPLMATHVCWDKTEDGNFIPVKEYAAEKGMRLGTLHPNTFSGQQFRYGSMCSPVREVREQTKEHFAECVRIARELNCKTIGMWVADGTNYPGQDVLRERKHRLFEGLNCLCSAMDSDMTLLLEYKPFEPFFYTTDVNDWGMSLLMCEKLGDQAKVLVDLGHHVSGVNVEQIIATLLDEQKLGGFHFNNRRYADDDLILGTVNPLEIFMIYKEITDAGLDGLPTDITYMLDQSHNIENSIEGIIYSVMNIQTAFAKSLIIDRKALSDSQSNNDTVLSNKLVMEAFETDVQPLIETVRLELGLENTNPLANYRNSGYQKKIEATRTAVALTLGGGC from the coding sequence ATGGCATATACGCTAAAAGACAATTATGATGCCCTGTGCGAAAAGCTCGCCTCCAGAAATGTCGACATTGAGTGGGTGAAGAACAAATTAAAGGAGCAAAGGATTGAACTTCCCTCCTGGGCTGTCGGTAACTCCGGCACCCGTTATGGTACTTTTAGTGACAAAGGCGCCGCCGTGACTGTTTGGGACCGGATCGATGACTGCGCAGAAATCCAGCGCTGTCTTGGTATCACTCCCCTAATGGCTACCCACGTATGCTGGGACAAAACAGAGGACGGTAATTTTATTCCCGTTAAGGAATATGCCGCCGAAAAGGGTATGCGCCTGGGAACTCTTCATCCGAATACCTTCAGCGGACAACAATTCCGCTATGGCTCCATGTGTTCTCCGGTCCGCGAGGTCCGCGAACAGACAAAGGAGCATTTTGCTGAATGCGTCCGCATCGCCCGTGAGCTGAACTGCAAAACAATTGGTATGTGGGTCGCAGACGGCACAAATTATCCCGGCCAGGACGTGCTACGTGAAAGGAAGCACCGGCTGTTTGAGGGATTAAACTGCCTCTGCAGCGCCATGGATTCCGATATGACCCTTCTTCTGGAATATAAGCCCTTTGAGCCCTTTTTCTACACCACCGACGTCAATGACTGGGGGATGAGCCTTCTGATGTGTGAAAAGCTGGGAGATCAGGCAAAGGTCCTGGTTGACCTGGGCCACCACGTGTCCGGCGTCAATGTGGAACAGATTATCGCTACTCTTCTCGATGAACAGAAGCTGGGCGGCTTCCACTTCAATAACCGGCGTTATGCAGATGATGATTTGATTCTGGGCACTGTAAACCCCCTGGAAATCTTTATGATCTATAAAGAAATCACAGACGCCGGACTGGACGGCCTGCCCACAGATATTACATATATGCTGGATCAATCCCATAACATTGAAAACAGTATTGAGGGAATTATCTATTCTGTGATGAACATTCAGACAGCCTTCGCCAAATCTCTGATTATTGACCGTAAGGCCCTGAGTGATTCCCAGAGTAATAATGATACTGTGTTGTCCAATAAGCTGGTGATGGAAGCCTTCGAGACCGACGTACAGCCTCTGATTGAAACCGTCCGCCTGGAGCTGGGGCTGGAAAACACGAACCCTCTGGCAAATTACAGGAACAGCGGATATCAGAAGAAAATCGAAGCAACCCGGACTGCAGTTGCGCTCACTCTGGGCGGGGGCTGCTGA
- a CDS encoding uroporphyrinogen decarboxylase family protein → MTGKERIMAALNRQVPDHAPTMEWILSKKVMKTAYGTEDDIEFSRLADLDALAVSLGSKNRAVLDGGKRVVDEWGITRQIYEEYPLPVVNPIKNMDDFKAMEIPDPDASYHYDRIKLALKEVGDEKAIVGRVKDVISMPRDLMGFESFLESLYTDPDLATGLMKMSCDYSCRVCENLHDIGIEIIVLGDDIANNNALLMSPSMYREMVLPHFAKLVQHAKKLGMKVIKHSDGDLNAIVEDLIGAGIDCLDPIDKRGNMRMGELKKKYGHQIAFKGNVDCVETLVDQPLEAVRKETAQTLLEGGIGGGLIISSSNSIHTGINAENWKYFLEVRKELGQYPLNVEMLEKIASE, encoded by the coding sequence ATGACTGGAAAAGAACGAATCATGGCGGCCCTGAACCGTCAGGTGCCCGATCATGCGCCCACCATGGAATGGATTCTAAGTAAAAAGGTAATGAAAACCGCCTATGGAACTGAAGATGATATCGAATTCTCCCGGCTGGCGGACCTGGACGCCCTGGCAGTTTCCCTGGGCAGCAAAAACAGAGCCGTCCTGGACGGTGGGAAACGCGTTGTAGACGAATGGGGCATTACCCGGCAGATTTATGAGGAATATCCCCTGCCCGTAGTAAATCCCATTAAGAATATGGATGATTTTAAAGCCATGGAAATTCCCGACCCCGACGCTTCCTACCACTACGACCGGATCAAGCTGGCGCTTAAAGAAGTCGGCGATGAAAAGGCGATTGTCGGCCGGGTTAAGGACGTCATTTCCATGCCCCGTGACCTGATGGGCTTTGAGTCCTTCCTGGAAAGCCTCTACACCGACCCTGATCTGGCAACCGGGCTCATGAAAATGAGCTGCGATTATTCCTGCCGGGTGTGTGAAAACCTGCACGACATCGGAATTGAAATCATCGTACTGGGAGACGACATTGCCAACAACAATGCGCTTCTGATGAGCCCATCCATGTATCGAGAAATGGTGCTGCCGCACTTCGCCAAGCTGGTACAGCACGCCAAAAAGCTGGGCATGAAAGTAATCAAGCATTCAGACGGCGACCTGAATGCGATCGTGGAAGACCTGATCGGTGCCGGCATCGACTGTCTGGACCCCATAGACAAACGTGGGAACATGCGCATGGGCGAGCTGAAGAAGAAATACGGCCATCAGATCGCCTTTAAAGGAAATGTCGACTGTGTGGAAACCCTGGTGGATCAACCGCTGGAAGCAGTTCGGAAAGAGACGGCCCAGACGCTTCTGGAAGGCGGGATTGGCGGCGGACTGATTATTTCTTCCTCCAACTCCATCCATACAGGCATTAACGCCGAAAACTGGAAATACTTCCTGGAGGTGCGCAAGGAGCTGGGGCAGTATCCGCTGAATGTTGAAATGCTTGAGAAAATAGCTTCTGAATAA
- a CDS encoding MOSC domain-containing protein, giving the protein MTGNASNCGAPAVSGKVLAVCISEKRGTPKKNIHEARLIENFGIENDAHAGEWHRQVSLLSYEKIEAFRARGAAVEEGAFGENLIVSGIDFRRLPEGTRFRCGEVVLELTQIGKECHSGCEIFKQMGECIMPKEGVFARVLHGGTIREGDELTVI; this is encoded by the coding sequence CTGACCGGAAATGCGTCAAACTGTGGAGCCCCGGCCGTTTCCGGGAAGGTCTTGGCAGTCTGCATCAGTGAAAAAAGAGGAACTCCCAAAAAAAATATCCATGAGGCCAGGCTGATTGAGAATTTCGGGATTGAAAATGATGCCCATGCGGGAGAGTGGCACAGGCAGGTAAGTCTGCTGTCATATGAAAAAATAGAAGCGTTTAGGGCCAGAGGTGCGGCTGTGGAAGAAGGGGCTTTTGGGGAAAACCTCATCGTCAGCGGAATTGATTTCCGAAGGCTGCCGGAGGGGACCCGGTTCCGGTGCGGAGAGGTGGTGCTGGAACTGACCCAGATCGGAAAAGAATGTCACAGCGGCTGCGAGATATTCAAACAGATGGGCGAATGCATCATGCCGAAGGAAGGGGTATTTGCCAGGGTTCTTCATGGCGGGACGATCCGGGAGGGGGACGAACTGACAGTCATTTAA
- the moaA gene encoding GTP 3',8-cyclase MoaA, which translates to MVDGYGRVIDYLRVSVTDRCNLRCIYCMPEEGVRPAGRHEILSYEEITELAGVLARLGIRSIRLTGGEPLVRSKLFLLVKMLKQVPGIERVTLTTNGVLLEKAMGELAEAGIDGINISLDTLNAEVYEQITRRTGLRSVLRGIRSAMGYPDIPLKINCVPMGIPGQDAAAVAGLAKDQAIHVRFIEMMPIGQGKQFTPKKEKGLLEELQLRYGKCEACEEELGNGPGHYYSFPGFAGKIGFISPVSHQFCGSCNRIRLTAQGFLKTCLQYEEGADLRRLLRAGAGAEELFRAAEDAIRRKPECHRFGREPGHGGETHMMSQIGG; encoded by the coding sequence ATGGTTGACGGATATGGAAGGGTCATAGACTATCTGCGGGTGTCGGTGACAGACCGCTGCAATCTGAGGTGCATCTACTGTATGCCGGAGGAGGGGGTCCGTCCTGCCGGTAGGCATGAGATACTGAGCTATGAAGAGATCACGGAGCTGGCCGGAGTATTGGCACGGCTGGGAATCCGGTCCATCAGGCTGACCGGAGGAGAGCCGCTTGTGCGGAGTAAGCTATTCCTGCTGGTAAAAATGCTGAAACAAGTGCCGGGGATTGAGAGGGTGACACTGACGACCAATGGAGTTCTGTTGGAAAAGGCCATGGGAGAACTGGCAGAGGCAGGTATAGACGGTATTAATATCAGCCTGGATACCCTGAACGCGGAGGTATATGAGCAGATCACCAGAAGAACCGGCCTTCGGTCAGTGCTGCGGGGGATTCGGAGTGCGATGGGATACCCAGATATCCCATTAAAAATCAATTGCGTTCCCATGGGAATCCCCGGACAGGACGCGGCGGCGGTGGCAGGCCTAGCCAAGGATCAGGCCATTCATGTGCGTTTTATAGAAATGATGCCCATCGGCCAGGGAAAGCAGTTTACCCCCAAAAAGGAAAAGGGGCTGTTGGAGGAGCTGCAGCTCCGGTATGGGAAATGCGAAGCCTGTGAAGAAGAGCTGGGCAATGGCCCCGGACATTATTACAGCTTTCCCGGGTTCGCAGGAAAGATTGGTTTTATCAGCCCGGTCAGCCATCAGTTCTGTGGAAGCTGCAACCGGATCCGGCTCACAGCCCAGGGGTTTTTAAAGACTTGCCTTCAGTATGAGGAAGGGGCCGACCTGAGGCGGCTGCTTCGTGCAGGAGCAGGAGCGGAGGAGCTTTTCAGGGCGGCAGAAGATGCCATACGCCGGAAGCCGGAATGCCACCGGTTTGGCCGGGAACCGGGGCATGGCGGGGAAACACATATGATGTCACAGATCGGAGGTTAA
- the moaC gene encoding cyclic pyranopterin monophosphate synthase MoaC, whose product MDEKWNHFDEAGNAVMVDVSEKAVTVRTASAAGAIRVNAEVMDAVVHGNVKKGDVLGVARVAGIMAAKQAWSLIPMCHPLCIRKCAVDFETDEEKLEIRAISTVKVEEKTGVEMEALTAVTVALLTIYDMCKAIDRGMEITDVRLLAKTGGRSGDITYG is encoded by the coding sequence ATGGATGAGAAATGGAACCATTTTGATGAAGCGGGCAATGCTGTCATGGTGGATGTGTCAGAGAAGGCCGTTACGGTCCGCACGGCGTCGGCTGCGGGAGCAATCCGCGTAAACGCGGAGGTTATGGACGCCGTGGTTCACGGGAACGTGAAAAAGGGAGATGTGCTGGGCGTGGCCCGTGTGGCTGGAATCATGGCCGCCAAGCAGGCATGGTCGCTGATTCCCATGTGCCACCCCCTCTGTATCCGGAAATGTGCCGTTGATTTCGAGACGGATGAAGAAAAGCTGGAAATACGGGCCATCTCTACGGTGAAAGTGGAGGAAAAGACCGGCGTGGAGATGGAAGCACTGACGGCGGTTACGGTGGCTCTGCTGACTATTTACGACATGTGTAAGGCCATTGACAGGGGGATGGAGATTACGGACGTCCGCCTATTGGCCAAAACAGGAGGCAGGAGCGGGGACATTACGTATGGTTGA
- a CDS encoding molybdopterin-binding protein, whose protein sequence is MKLIRTEDAVGQVLCHDVTQIIRGVTKGARFRKGHIVTEEDIPVLKSLGKDNLYVWEKDDTVYHENEAAGILCQVCMNEHMAPSEVREGKIELTAECDGLFRIDVERLDEINDIDQVMIASRHTNTPVKKGDKLLGTRVIPLVIAKEKMELVRERAGGAPLCELLPYRLKTAGIVTTGNEVFYGRIQDTFTPVVRRKLEGYGIQTAEHLTVNDEKGRITAAILELKNRGCELIIATGGMSVDPDDQTPGAIKASGARVISYGAPVLPGAMFCLAYFEDGTPVMGLPGCVMYADTTIFDLMLPRVAAKIPVTRRDITRLGNGGLCLGCPECHFPACGFGKI, encoded by the coding sequence ATGAAACTGATAAGGACAGAGGATGCGGTTGGACAGGTGCTGTGCCATGATGTGACGCAGATCATACGGGGAGTTACGAAGGGGGCCAGGTTCCGCAAGGGGCATATCGTGACAGAGGAAGATATCCCTGTGTTGAAAAGCCTGGGAAAGGACAATCTGTATGTCTGGGAAAAGGATGATACCGTATACCACGAAAATGAGGCCGCCGGGATTTTATGCCAGGTGTGCATGAACGAGCACATGGCTCCCTCTGAAGTGAGAGAGGGGAAAATAGAACTGACGGCGGAATGCGACGGGCTTTTCCGCATAGATGTGGAACGTCTGGATGAGATTAACGACATTGATCAGGTAATGATTGCGTCGCGCCATACCAACACACCTGTAAAAAAAGGAGATAAGCTGTTGGGTACCAGAGTAATTCCGCTGGTAATCGCGAAGGAGAAGATGGAGCTTGTGAGAGAACGGGCAGGCGGAGCTCCCCTGTGCGAGCTGCTCCCATACCGCCTGAAGACGGCCGGCATCGTCACCACCGGAAATGAAGTGTTCTACGGCAGAATCCAGGATACCTTTACACCGGTAGTCAGGAGGAAGCTTGAGGGATACGGAATACAGACGGCAGAACACCTGACGGTGAATGATGAGAAAGGCAGGATTACAGCGGCGATTCTGGAGCTGAAGAACAGAGGCTGTGAACTCATCATAGCCACAGGGGGTATGAGCGTGGACCCGGACGATCAGACGCCTGGCGCGATTAAAGCCAGCGGCGCCAGGGTGATATCCTACGGCGCTCCGGTCCTGCCCGGCGCCATGTTCTGCCTGGCATATTTTGAGGACGGGACTCCCGTTATGGGTCTGCCCGGCTGCGTCATGTATGCGGATACAACAATATTTGACCTGATGCTGCCGCGCGTGGCCGCGAAGATCCCCGTCACCCGGCGCGATATTACCAGGCTTGGAAACGGCGGCCTGTGCCTGGGCTGCCCGGAATGCCATTTTCCGGCCTGTGGGTTTGGTAAAATCTGA
- a CDS encoding sulfate/molybdate ABC transporter ATP-binding protein, with translation MSLSAHIRKTLGDFSMTVDLEHAEGITGLLGASGCGKSMTLKCIAGIEKPDEGRIVLNGRVLFDSVKHIDRRPQERRVGYLFQNYALFPNMTVEQNIRCGLCREKDRRARNRKLDEAVEAMGLVKQRGLYPHQLSGGQQQRAALARMLVSGPELLLLDEPFSALDTYLREQLQTQVRDILTDFGKDVLLVSHSRDEVYYLCGRVAVMGQGKLLSMGKTKEIFADPGSRTGAALTGCKNIAAARKTGEYEVEVPDWGVRLRTKQQVGDSLCAVGIRAHYFNPGAEENVFPVVYSAEREEPFEMRILFRYTGQRKGTPDLWWRISKDRKPQQMPERLGIAPQNVLLLYPE, from the coding sequence ATGAGTCTTTCTGCTCATATCAGAAAAACGCTGGGGGATTTTTCTATGACCGTGGATCTGGAGCATGCGGAGGGAATCACGGGGCTGCTGGGCGCCTCTGGCTGCGGGAAAAGCATGACGCTGAAGTGTATCGCAGGAATTGAGAAGCCCGATGAGGGCAGGATCGTCCTGAATGGAAGAGTACTTTTCGACAGCGTTAAGCACATAGACAGGAGGCCCCAGGAACGGCGCGTGGGGTATCTGTTCCAAAATTACGCCCTGTTTCCCAATATGACGGTGGAGCAAAATATCCGCTGCGGCCTGTGCCGGGAAAAGGACCGGCGGGCCAGAAACAGGAAGCTGGATGAAGCGGTGGAGGCGATGGGGCTGGTAAAACAGCGCGGGCTGTATCCCCATCAGCTGAGCGGGGGGCAGCAGCAGCGGGCGGCTCTGGCGAGGATGCTGGTCAGCGGTCCGGAGCTTTTGCTTCTGGACGAACCGTTCAGCGCGCTGGACACCTATCTCCGGGAGCAGCTTCAGACCCAGGTGAGGGATATTCTGACGGATTTCGGAAAAGATGTGCTGCTGGTCAGCCACAGCCGGGATGAGGTTTATTATCTCTGCGGCCGTGTGGCCGTTATGGGCCAGGGGAAGCTGCTGAGCATGGGGAAAACAAAGGAGATATTCGCAGATCCGGGCAGCAGGACCGGAGCTGCGCTGACAGGCTGCAAGAACATAGCCGCGGCCCGTAAAACGGGCGAGTATGAAGTTGAAGTTCCGGATTGGGGCGTCCGGCTCAGGACGAAGCAGCAGGTGGGTGATTCCCTGTGCGCGGTGGGAATCCGGGCGCATTATTTTAATCCGGGGGCGGAGGAAAATGTATTTCCGGTGGTATACTCCGCCGAGCGGGAGGAACCTTTTGAAATGAGAATTTTGTTTCGGTACACGGGACAGAGAAAAGGAACGCCGGATCTCTGGTGGCGGATTTCGAAGGACAGGAAGCCGCAGCAGATGCCGGAGCGGCTGGGGATCGCTCCGCAGAATGTTCTGTTACTCTATCCGGAATAG
- the modB gene encoding molybdate ABC transporter permease subunit yields MDWYPLWNSLRIASAACVIVFFTGIFAAYYAAKLPRALKGLLDVALTLPLVLPPTVCGYFLLLLLGPKRPLGILLSKAGIQFAMTWYGGIAAAAVVAFPLMYRTARGAFESFDVNLAYSGQTLGLSNSYIFWRIRMPACRQGILAGTVLAFARALGEYGATSMLIGYVPGRTATISTTVYQLWRTDNEAGAFRWVMVNLAISAVILLFVNMLEQKNRKVGRI; encoded by the coding sequence ATGGATTGGTATCCTCTTTGGAATTCCCTCAGGATAGCGTCGGCAGCCTGTGTGATTGTGTTTTTTACCGGCATATTTGCGGCCTACTATGCGGCGAAGCTGCCCAGGGCGCTGAAGGGGCTTCTGGATGTGGCGCTTACGCTTCCCCTGGTACTTCCGCCAACGGTCTGCGGATATTTTCTCCTGTTGCTGTTAGGGCCGAAGAGACCGCTGGGAATCCTGCTGTCAAAGGCCGGGATCCAGTTTGCGATGACCTGGTACGGAGGAATTGCAGCGGCCGCGGTGGTGGCTTTTCCGCTTATGTACCGGACAGCCAGAGGAGCCTTTGAGAGCTTTGACGTGAACCTGGCCTATTCCGGCCAGACGCTGGGGCTATCCAATTCTTATATTTTCTGGCGGATACGGATGCCTGCCTGCAGGCAGGGCATTCTGGCGGGAACTGTCCTGGCTTTTGCCAGGGCGCTGGGAGAATACGGGGCTACCAGCATGCTGATCGGGTATGTGCCTGGCAGGACGGCGACTATTTCAACCACGGTCTATCAGCTGTGGAGGACAGATAACGAAGCGGGAGCGTTCCGGTGGGTAATGGTTAACCTGGCAATTTCGGCCGTGATCCTGCTTTTCGTAAATATGCTGGAACAAAAAAACAGAAAGGTGGGACGGATATGA
- the modA gene encoding molybdate ABC transporter substrate-binding protein, which produces MKKKITAVFLAVLMSLGLVSCGTDGENPSPDSPAKVELTVFAAASMTETLTEISSLYAEKRPEVHLVFNFDSSGTLKTQIQEGAGCDLFLSAGQKQMNQLDSAASPEVNTEGLDFVREGTRVDILENKVTLCVNEVNTAELAGFDDLAAALRDGSVLMAMGNSDVPVGQYTQKILQYYGLNEEELAAGGVISYGSNVKEVTTQISEGSVDCGIIYCTDAYSADLKVVDSATAQMCGQVIYPAAVMKNSRYPEEAEAFLDFLQTDECMDIFKTVGFSRIEG; this is translated from the coding sequence ATGAAAAAGAAGATAACGGCGGTATTTCTGGCCGTTCTGATGTCCCTGGGGCTTGTCTCATGCGGTACGGATGGGGAGAATCCGAGTCCGGATTCTCCTGCGAAGGTGGAACTCACTGTTTTTGCGGCGGCATCTATGACAGAGACGCTCACAGAGATCAGTTCCCTGTATGCGGAGAAGCGTCCGGAAGTTCATCTGGTGTTTAATTTTGATTCCTCCGGAACACTGAAGACACAGATTCAGGAGGGGGCGGGCTGTGATCTGTTTCTATCAGCGGGACAGAAGCAAATGAACCAGCTGGACAGCGCTGCTTCCCCTGAGGTGAATACAGAAGGGCTGGATTTTGTGCGGGAGGGGACCAGAGTGGATATTCTGGAAAATAAGGTCACTCTCTGCGTGAATGAGGTCAATACCGCGGAGCTGGCAGGTTTTGACGATCTGGCGGCGGCGCTTAGGGACGGAAGCGTGCTGATGGCCATGGGCAACAGCGATGTTCCGGTGGGGCAGTACACGCAGAAAATACTGCAATATTACGGATTGAACGAAGAAGAGCTGGCAGCCGGCGGTGTGATTTCCTATGGAAGCAATGTAAAAGAAGTAACCACTCAGATTTCTGAGGGCAGTGTGGATTGTGGAATCATTTATTGTACGGACGCATATTCTGCGGATCTGAAGGTGGTGGACTCCGCTACGGCACAGATGTGCGGGCAGGTGATTTACCCGGCGGCTGTCATGAAGAACAGCCGGTATCCGGAGGAAGCTGAAGCTTTTCTGGATTTTCTTCAGACTGATGAATGCATGGATATATTTAAGACGGTGGGATTTTCCAGAATCGAAGGCTGA
- a CDS encoding XdhC family protein gives MLEFWQRVAECNPNHQNKVLTALDPELSGEKALFSNGRLIWESHKDGFFSVHQKEISALTGCGLRLVDGKQVFCDFLSGEKMLVVCGAGHVSIPVIQMGKILGYCVTVLEDRPVFADNARRTGADRVICKPFEQGLREISGGKDTFFIILTRGHRYDQTCLEIIAAKEHAYIGMIGSRSRTARVKEALIEKGVDPGTLERVYTPIGLDIGAETPEEIAVAIMAEIVQVKNKTGRKGGYPREILQAVLEPSRALTEKILATIVSRKGSAPREVGTKMLIYRDGTTVGTIGGGCLEADVRQAALRLLSRANSKSCLYHADLTGKDAETEGMVCGGVIDVLLEAL, from the coding sequence ATGCTGGAATTTTGGCAGCGGGTTGCAGAATGCAATCCCAATCATCAGAATAAGGTATTGACAGCTCTGGACCCGGAGCTGTCCGGTGAGAAAGCTTTGTTTTCTAACGGCCGGCTGATCTGGGAGTCCCATAAAGATGGTTTTTTTTCCGTTCACCAGAAGGAAATCTCTGCGCTCACCGGATGCGGTCTTCGCCTGGTGGACGGAAAGCAGGTTTTCTGTGACTTTCTGAGCGGCGAAAAAATGCTGGTGGTCTGCGGCGCAGGACACGTCTCCATTCCTGTGATTCAAATGGGCAAAATACTGGGCTACTGTGTAACCGTTTTGGAAGACCGTCCCGTATTCGCGGATAACGCCAGGAGGACAGGCGCGGACCGGGTGATTTGCAAACCTTTTGAACAGGGGCTTAGGGAGATATCCGGAGGAAAGGATACTTTTTTTATCATCCTGACACGGGGGCATCGTTACGACCAGACTTGCCTGGAGATCATCGCGGCGAAAGAGCATGCCTATATAGGTATGATCGGCAGCCGTTCCCGTACCGCCAGGGTAAAGGAGGCGCTCATTGAAAAGGGCGTAGACCCCGGGACCCTGGAACGGGTATATACACCCATCGGCCTGGATATCGGCGCGGAGACTCCGGAAGAAATCGCAGTCGCTATCATGGCCGAAATCGTTCAGGTGAAAAACAAAACCGGCCGGAAAGGCGGTTATCCAAGAGAGATCCTTCAGGCTGTCCTGGAGCCGTCCCGGGCTTTAACCGAAAAAATCCTGGCTACTATAGTATCCAGGAAAGGGTCCGCACCCAGAGAGGTGGGTACAAAAATGCTGATCTACAGGGACGGAACAACTGTCGGAACAATTGGCGGAGGCTGTCTGGAGGCTGATGTACGCCAGGCAGCTCTCCGCCTTCTCTCCAGGGCGAATTCAAAATCATGCCTCTATCACGCTGATCTGACAGGCAAAGACGCCGAAACCGAGGGAATGGTCTGCGGCGGCGTCATTGACGTATTGCTGGAGGCCCTGTGA
- a CDS encoding glycerol-3-phosphate acyltransferase, with protein sequence MERMISFLAGYLCGNFLTAELLSRKKAGKSAFGVGTGNPGMANMMRQYGFRDGLLVLAGDVGKTLLACLACRFLLFPSMQLPAALYSGLGCVTGHNFPAWHKFRGGKGVACTCAALVCISPLWGLLACIAGLVGVILTKYLPVGAVMIPAVFLFPAFGIYGAEAGIIAAVLALLMLIRHYPGLKNIPTGTEPQIDLLKRLRRGK encoded by the coding sequence ATGGAAAGAATGATTAGCTTTCTGGCAGGTTACCTGTGTGGGAATTTTCTGACCGCAGAGCTGCTGTCCAGGAAAAAGGCGGGAAAGAGCGCTTTTGGAGTAGGAACGGGGAATCCCGGGATGGCGAATATGATGAGACAATATGGCTTCAGGGACGGGCTTCTGGTGCTGGCGGGGGATGTGGGCAAGACGTTGCTGGCCTGTCTTGCCTGCCGTTTTCTCTTGTTCCCGTCCATGCAGCTGCCGGCGGCTCTGTACAGCGGCCTGGGCTGTGTTACAGGGCATAATTTTCCTGCCTGGCACAAGTTCCGGGGCGGTAAAGGAGTTGCCTGTACCTGCGCGGCTCTGGTCTGTATTTCGCCTCTCTGGGGACTTTTGGCCTGCATTGCAGGCCTGGTTGGAGTGATATTAACAAAGTATCTTCCTGTCGGCGCCGTGATGATTCCAGCGGTATTTCTGTTTCCCGCGTTTGGGATCTATGGTGCTGAGGCCGGGATAATTGCAGCGGTGCTGGCGCTCCTGATGTTGATCCGGCATTATCCTGGGCTTAAGAATATACCTACAGGAACCGAACCGCAGATCGACCTTTTAAAACGGCTGCGGCGTGGGAAATAG